One part of the Archangium lipolyticum genome encodes these proteins:
- a CDS encoding DUF4382 domain-containing protein translates to MKRIQLLTLSLFALTFGLLTGCGGDSQVTIKLTDAPGDFKKAVVTISEVYLQGEGGKVVLSDEATTTNLISLANDTQDIVKDAVVPAGTYSELRFVISGAYIEVEQADGSTLIYATEDNYAGLPEGAKVAGKLQTPSFSSSGLKVKFDGDVEISGEQKVILVDFDVAQSFGKERGQGDKWVMKPVIKGADITFSGSVNVTLAKGAEVSLPVINEQAVTLGQFKATLTAEADADGAAAPAAEEIALTDANGDGVFEASFKFLVPGNYKINFVAPAGVSFTTNPSVPAPVTISSGQDQTQAFILTSASAQ, encoded by the coding sequence ATGAAACGCATCCAGCTTCTGACGCTCAGCCTGTTCGCGCTCACCTTCGGTCTGCTCACCGGCTGCGGCGGCGACAGCCAGGTCACCATCAAGCTGACCGACGCCCCCGGCGACTTCAAGAAGGCCGTCGTCACCATCTCGGAGGTCTACCTCCAGGGTGAGGGTGGCAAGGTGGTGCTCAGCGACGAGGCGACGACCACCAACCTCATCTCCCTGGCCAACGACACCCAGGACATCGTGAAGGACGCGGTCGTCCCCGCCGGCACCTACTCCGAGCTGCGCTTCGTCATCTCCGGCGCCTACATCGAGGTGGAGCAGGCCGACGGCAGCACCCTCATCTACGCCACCGAGGACAACTACGCCGGCCTGCCCGAGGGCGCCAAGGTCGCTGGCAAGCTGCAGACGCCCAGCTTCAGCTCCTCCGGTCTGAAGGTGAAGTTCGACGGCGACGTGGAGATCTCCGGCGAGCAGAAGGTCATCCTCGTGGACTTCGACGTGGCGCAGAGCTTCGGCAAGGAGCGCGGCCAGGGCGACAAGTGGGTGATGAAGCCGGTCATCAAGGGCGCGGACATCACCTTCAGCGGCAGCGTGAACGTGACCCTGGCCAAGGGCGCCGAGGTGAGCCTGCCCGTCATCAATGAGCAGGCCGTGACGCTCGGCCAGTTCAAGGCCACGCTCACCGCCGAGGCCGACGCCGACGGCGCCGCCGCCCCCGCCGCCGAGGAGATCGCCCTGACGGACGCCAACGGCGACGGCGTGTTCGAGGCCAGCTTCAAGTTCCTCGTCCCCGGCAACTACAAGATCAACTTCGTGGCTCCCGCGGGCGTGAGCTTCACCACCAACCCCTCCGTGCCGGCCCCCGTCACCATCTCCTCCGGCCAGGACCAGACGCAGGCCTTCATCCTCACCTCCGCCTCGGCGCAGTAA
- a CDS encoding MBL fold metallo-hydrolase: MSVELRRNGLHLAGTPLALDATRKCPLSFVSHAHSDHIARHERTIATAATLRLMAHRLGTLSAPLPAPYGRPFALGSLTLELLPAGHVLGSAQLRVTREDRRRIVYTGDINLAPSLTAEPAQVAECDTLIIESTFGHPRYVFPPREEVLGQVESWVRRHQERGAVPVLLAYALGKSQEAMKYLSDRGFPLVAHASIYEVTKLYGELGVPIEPLRRFDGRVEPGEVLFFPPHQARGGALAPLWPRATAVLTGWAVDGPGATRRYGADVAFPLSDHADCPSLVRYVKATGARDVITLHGFAEELAEVLRAEGLDARALGQPKQLALL; encoded by the coding sequence ATGAGCGTCGAGCTGCGAAGGAACGGACTGCACCTGGCTGGGACGCCGCTGGCGCTGGATGCCACGCGCAAGTGCCCGCTGTCCTTCGTCAGCCACGCGCACTCGGACCACATCGCCCGGCACGAGCGCACCATCGCCACCGCCGCCACCCTGCGTCTCATGGCGCACCGGCTGGGGACGCTCAGCGCGCCGCTGCCGGCCCCCTACGGCCGCCCCTTCGCGCTGGGCTCGCTGACGCTGGAGCTGCTGCCCGCGGGCCACGTGCTCGGCAGTGCCCAGCTGCGCGTCACCCGGGAGGACCGCCGGCGCATCGTCTACACGGGGGACATCAACCTCGCCCCCTCGCTCACCGCCGAGCCCGCCCAGGTGGCCGAGTGCGACACGCTCATCATCGAGTCCACCTTCGGTCATCCGCGCTACGTCTTCCCTCCGAGAGAAGAGGTGCTGGGGCAGGTGGAGTCCTGGGTGCGCCGGCACCAGGAGCGCGGCGCGGTGCCGGTGCTGCTGGCCTATGCGCTGGGCAAGAGCCAGGAGGCGATGAAGTACCTGTCGGACCGGGGCTTCCCGCTGGTGGCGCACGCCTCCATCTACGAGGTGACGAAGCTGTACGGTGAGCTCGGTGTCCCCATCGAGCCGCTGCGCCGCTTCGACGGGCGCGTCGAGCCGGGCGAGGTGCTCTTCTTCCCGCCGCACCAGGCGCGGGGTGGGGCGCTGGCGCCGCTCTGGCCGCGTGCCACGGCCGTGCTCACGGGCTGGGCGGTGGATGGGCCGGGGGCCACGCGGCGCTATGGCGCGGACGTGGCTTTCCCGCTGTCGGACCATGCCGATTGCCCCTCACTGGTGCGCTACGTGAAGGCCACCGGCGCCCGCGACGTCATCACCCTGCATGGCTTCGCCGAGGAGCTGGCCGAGGTGCTGCGCGCGGAGGGCCTGGATGCGCGCGCGCTCGGGCAGCCCAAGCAGCTCGCGCTCCTCTGA